One stretch of Aquimarina sp. Aq107 DNA includes these proteins:
- a CDS encoding type I polyketide synthase, which produces MGKKDIAIIGVAGRFHGSDNINQFWENLYNSKELFKFFTKEELLKLGVDKSVIYDSKFVPVDSIVNNAESFDFSFFGYTKDEANLMDPQTRVMHELVWTGLEDAGCDPFKYSENIGLFLSASNNLRWVAHALTQNTDVNTFFISQVTNKEFLSSLISYSLDLKGPSYHTSTACSSSLTSVHLACRSLLMRECSIAIAGGISLNCKKDVGYFHKEGMIESIDGHCKPFDKDSTGTVGGNGGAVVVFKRLEEAIRDKDNIYGVVRATASNNDGKRKVGYTAPSIKGQVECINFAHKMANVTPDSISYIETHGTGTKLGDPIEISALNRAFNNNNTHRCAIGSVKSNIGHLDAAAGIAGFVKTCLSLKNKKIPASLHFKESNPKISFKSGPFYVNDELKDWRSPDNSPLRAGVSSFGIGGTNVHVIMEEYPSKNQIQSKSLRSNHIFPYTAKTPSALERNKKNIENFIEESSKNDLLNLSYTLSKGRKHFDYRNFLIGGVDENELEKKEVYKSTIKKNANKITFLFPGQGSQYFEMGRGLYHEEPFFKSILDKGFKKLEVLTSKNFKSILGIEIDQNENDELINETRYTQPLIFLIEYALATYLRYLGIEPTYMIGHSLGEYVAATIAEVFPFEQALEIVVKRAELMNSVSSGTMVSIGVSAKKAISFIGEDLSIAAINSSDSCVISGRNEKIQECIQYLETNDIDYKILKTSHAFHSDMMNGILFEYEEFLKKFSLSIPTIDFISNLTGKPIKNEEVTSTSYWVKHLRETVRFSEGLEYLNKKENNIFIEIGSGKTLIPYVRQKENIRNQEMLYLLRPKNETVNDTFHFTSALGRLWSYGVELDWEKYFENQDARIISAPTYSFDSTCLDYKVDPYSGIQTLAQRKNLFKDWFYEKNWKKSKLNKEKSLDSKGFLILSNNKSSSALQTKLETQGDTCLELFCQTDAKEGTTIDSVKSLFETINKQDTYFNNIVLDFSFGNDLSQLRKNFTYCLNICKEILAYYPEKRKKITLLSDFNNEVLGGEKLNISVSVISSLFKVLSQENPHILFSELDIVDRSNSFEETIQDITEEIKYNFQDVKVAYRNRYRWVEFYDNIVLSSDKKINLSEEKIYLITGGLGHLGYTIASHLSTKYNATIILTGRSGVPSENTWDTFVINSESEESLVKKVKRLKSLKEQNQKIHYYQMDVSDMEEMKSVVQIIENNVGKISGVIHAAGVIDNYSFKPLENIDITNIETHFNPKVNGTLNLYENFKDKELDFVWISSSLSSILGGLTYGSYAASNKFIDAFIENNKGLYNWKSVNLDGLGNRAIRDHELIQIFEETLVSDNYNQTIISITDPNKFKLEPKKESKEEKVTLIQEDYMPPVTKTQKDLCEIWESFFGYNQIGITNSFFDLGGDSLKAMTLVKRIQRKFDIEINLLDFFNKPNIEELAKEIDRAKNILSLKKESTKKNKITI; this is translated from the coding sequence ATGGGAAAAAAAGATATAGCTATAATAGGAGTTGCAGGACGATTTCACGGATCAGATAATATTAATCAATTTTGGGAAAATTTATATAATTCAAAAGAACTATTTAAATTTTTTACCAAAGAAGAATTGTTAAAATTAGGAGTAGATAAATCAGTAATTTATGATTCAAAATTTGTTCCTGTAGATTCAATTGTAAATAACGCAGAGAGTTTTGATTTCTCCTTTTTTGGTTACACCAAAGATGAAGCAAATTTGATGGATCCGCAAACCAGGGTTATGCATGAACTCGTATGGACTGGATTAGAGGATGCGGGCTGTGATCCGTTTAAATATTCCGAAAATATAGGTTTGTTTTTATCTGCATCTAACAATTTAAGATGGGTAGCACATGCATTAACTCAGAATACCGATGTAAATACTTTCTTTATTTCGCAAGTAACAAATAAAGAGTTTTTAAGTTCTTTAATATCCTATTCGTTAGATCTTAAAGGACCTAGTTATCATACTTCTACAGCTTGTTCAAGTTCTCTTACCTCTGTTCACTTGGCTTGCAGAAGTTTGTTAATGAGAGAATGCTCAATTGCAATTGCAGGTGGTATAAGTTTAAATTGTAAAAAGGACGTAGGGTATTTTCATAAAGAAGGAATGATAGAATCAATCGATGGACATTGTAAACCATTTGATAAGGATTCTACAGGAACTGTAGGAGGTAATGGTGGTGCTGTTGTTGTTTTTAAGAGATTAGAAGAAGCAATTAGAGATAAGGATAATATCTATGGCGTCGTTCGTGCTACAGCATCAAATAATGATGGTAAAAGAAAAGTAGGTTATACAGCTCCAAGTATTAAAGGACAGGTAGAATGTATCAATTTTGCACATAAAATGGCTAATGTCACCCCTGATTCAATTTCATATATTGAAACTCATGGTACAGGGACAAAGTTGGGAGATCCTATTGAAATTTCAGCTTTGAATAGAGCCTTTAATAATAACAACACACATAGATGTGCAATTGGGTCAGTAAAATCAAATATAGGACATCTTGATGCGGCAGCAGGAATAGCAGGTTTTGTTAAAACTTGTCTTTCTTTAAAAAACAAAAAAATACCAGCTTCTTTACACTTTAAAGAATCAAATCCTAAAATAAGCTTCAAATCAGGACCATTCTATGTTAATGATGAACTTAAAGATTGGCGTAGTCCTGATAATTCACCTCTTAGAGCTGGGGTTAGTAGTTTTGGAATTGGAGGAACCAATGTACATGTGATAATGGAAGAATATCCTTCTAAAAATCAAATACAAAGTAAATCATTAAGGTCGAATCACATATTCCCTTATACAGCTAAAACACCTTCTGCACTGGAAAGAAACAAAAAAAACATTGAAAATTTTATTGAGGAATCCAGTAAAAATGATTTGCTAAATCTGTCCTATACATTAAGTAAGGGACGTAAACATTTTGATTATCGTAATTTTTTGATTGGTGGCGTTGATGAAAATGAGTTAGAAAAAAAGGAAGTATATAAATCAACGATTAAAAAGAACGCTAACAAAATAACTTTTTTATTTCCAGGACAAGGAAGTCAATATTTTGAAATGGGAAGAGGACTCTATCACGAAGAACCTTTTTTCAAGTCAATTTTAGACAAAGGATTTAAGAAGTTAGAAGTTTTAACAAGCAAAAATTTTAAGTCAATTCTAGGTATAGAAATAGACCAAAATGAAAATGATGAATTGATCAACGAAACACGTTATACACAACCTTTAATTTTTTTAATTGAGTATGCTTTGGCTACCTATTTAAGATATCTAGGTATTGAGCCAACTTATATGATTGGTCATAGTCTGGGAGAATATGTTGCCGCTACAATTGCTGAGGTATTTCCTTTCGAGCAAGCTCTAGAAATTGTTGTAAAAAGAGCAGAACTTATGAATAGTGTTTCATCAGGTACAATGGTCTCTATAGGTGTATCTGCCAAAAAAGCTATTTCGTTTATTGGAGAAGATCTTTCGATTGCAGCAATAAACTCATCGGACTCTTGCGTGATTTCAGGAAGAAATGAAAAAATACAGGAATGTATTCAATATTTAGAGACAAATGATATTGACTACAAAATACTCAAAACATCCCACGCATTTCATTCAGATATGATGAATGGTATTTTATTTGAGTATGAAGAATTTTTGAAAAAGTTCTCTCTTTCAATTCCTACCATAGATTTTATTTCCAATCTTACAGGAAAACCAATAAAAAATGAAGAAGTAACTTCAACATCTTACTGGGTTAAACATCTTAGAGAAACGGTCCGTTTTTCTGAAGGATTAGAATACTTAAATAAAAAGGAAAACAATATTTTTATTGAAATCGGATCAGGAAAAACGCTAATACCTTATGTACGACAAAAGGAAAATATTAGAAATCAAGAAATGTTGTATTTATTAAGACCTAAGAATGAAACAGTAAATGATACCTTTCATTTTACAAGTGCATTAGGAAGACTATGGAGCTATGGCGTTGAATTAGATTGGGAAAAGTATTTTGAAAATCAGGATGCAAGAATAATTTCTGCACCAACTTATAGTTTTGACAGTACCTGTTTGGATTATAAAGTTGATCCTTATTCTGGAATTCAAACGCTTGCTCAAAGAAAAAATCTTTTTAAAGATTGGTTCTACGAAAAAAACTGGAAAAAATCGAAACTAAATAAAGAGAAATCATTGGATAGCAAAGGATTTTTGATCCTTTCGAATAATAAGTCAAGCTCCGCATTACAAACAAAATTAGAAACTCAGGGAGATACCTGTTTAGAATTGTTTTGTCAAACAGATGCAAAAGAAGGAACAACTATTGATAGTGTGAAATCATTATTCGAAACTATAAATAAACAAGATACTTACTTTAATAATATTGTATTAGATTTTTCTTTTGGAAATGATTTATCTCAATTAAGAAAGAATTTTACTTATTGTTTAAATATATGCAAGGAAATATTAGCATATTATCCAGAGAAAAGAAAAAAAATAACACTTTTATCAGATTTTAACAATGAAGTATTAGGGGGAGAAAAACTTAATATTTCTGTATCCGTAATCAGTAGCCTTTTTAAAGTATTATCACAAGAAAACCCACATATATTATTTTCTGAATTAGATATTGTTGATAGATCAAATTCTTTTGAAGAAACAATTCAGGATATTACAGAAGAGATAAAATATAATTTTCAAGATGTCAAAGTTGCTTATAGAAATAGATATAGATGGGTAGAGTTTTATGATAATATCGTATTGTCTTCTGATAAAAAAATAAACCTAAGTGAAGAGAAAATATATCTAATAACTGGAGGTTTAGGGCATTTAGGATATACAATAGCATCTCATCTAAGTACAAAATATAATGCTACAATAATTTTGACGGGGAGATCAGGAGTTCCATCAGAAAATACATGGGATACTTTTGTTATTAATTCGGAGTCAGAAGAAAGTTTGGTAAAAAAAGTAAAAAGATTAAAGAGTTTAAAGGAACAAAATCAAAAAATCCATTATTACCAAATGGATGTTTCTGATATGGAAGAAATGAAATCTGTAGTACAGATTATAGAAAATAATGTTGGCAAAATTTCAGGAGTTATTCATGCAGCTGGAGTCATTGATAATTATTCCTTTAAACCTTTAGAAAATATAGATATAACTAATATCGAAACACATTTTAACCCTAAGGTAAATGGAACACTTAATCTTTACGAAAATTTTAAAGATAAGGAATTGGATTTTGTTTGGATCAGCTCAAGTCTTTCATCAATATTAGGAGGATTAACTTATGGTTCTTATGCGGCTTCTAATAAATTTATCGACGCATTTATCGAAAATAACAAAGGATTATATAATTGGAAGTCCGTTAATTTAGACGGTTTAGGTAACAGAGCAATTAGAGATCATGAATTAATACAAATATTTGAAGAAACCTTAGTTTCAGATAATTATAATCAAACGATAATCAGCATAACTGATCCAAATAAGTTCAAGTTAGAGCCGAAAAAAGAAAGTAAAGAGGAGAAAGTAACCTTGATACAAGAAGATTATATGCCACCCGTCACTAAAACTCAAAAAGATTTATGTGAAATATGGGAATCTTTTTTCGGGTACAATCAAATAGGAATTACCAACAGTTTTTTTGATTTAGGAGGTGATTCTTTAAAAGCAATGACATTAGTAAAAAGAATTCAAAGAAAGTTTGATATAGAGATTAACTTATTGGATTTTTTTAATAAACCAAATATAGAAGAGCTTGCAAAAGAAATAGATAGAGCAAAGAATATTTTAAGTCTGAAGAAGGAATCAACTAAGAAAAATAAAATCACTATTTAA